In the Drosophila takahashii strain IR98-3 E-12201 chromosome 3R, DtakHiC1v2, whole genome shotgun sequence genome, one interval contains:
- the srp gene encoding box A-binding factor isoform X1 produces MTKTTKPKEKAAAGGSGSGTGLGAKAGGSLLTNAADSKIRTAKSNNNKRQSGRTAAATATATGSNAATKETAITAIETEPAEGEAATPTAQPTEAATPAAANLSTLESARSQAHTSVVSETASQAVTTPIASATATVIATATATASDTAATSINDDDQPSAINHNQNNNNQPAENNASESVHQKVSTIKCLPESVHQIYEQQQQQFISHQQQQQHQQQEQHHQQHQQAVQEQHQANWLAYDLTSGSAAAAAAAVALPHHLFGHHHFPYPTSHPPAQLYEHYASTDPIMRNNFALYSVYAGGGGVGVGMPTAEHLAAAAAAAAAAQGPNIDEVIQDTLKDECFEDGHSSNYHVLTSVSDLHTLKEPSPYGLTHEQLHQQQLHHQQQQQQLYHQQQQQQQQQHHHHHNNSTSSAGGDSPSSSHALSTLQSFTQLTSATQRESLSPENDTYFGVASSLQNSSAYAGSLLTQTVNGIQYGMQSPNQTHAHLQQQHLQQQQQQLQQHQQQQLQQQHHHHQQHHHNSSSSSPGPVGLHHSSSSAATAAAVAAATAAVNGHNSSLEDGYGSPRSSHSGGGGGGGGGGGALPGFQKFVSSGYVSGVANGSVSGAERYAPMSNYRGQNEAWFDQMGYSSAAAGQTQLGVGVGPGVVTNVIRNGRAISAANAAAAAAVDGTTGRVDPTAFLSASASLSAMAAESGGDFYKANSFNVGGGGRSKANTSGGPTYSPASSSCPGSNAAAATSAVASATGATAATTLDEHVSRANSRRLSASKRAGLSCSNCHTTHTSLWRRNPAGEPVCNACGLYFKLHNVNRPLTMKKDTIQKRKRKPKGSKSEKSKSKLKNALNATMESGSLAANCQNVGLGLDSSHMDVNDDMKPQLDMKPYNSYSSQPQQQSHPQYSQQQQQLLMADQHSSAASSPHSMGSSSLSPSATSHQHQHQSHPHQQQQQLCSGLDMSPSSNYQMSPLNMQQQQQQQHQQQQQQSCSMQHSPTTPTSIYNTPSPTHQLHNNNNNNNNNSTLFNNNNNSSNENNSKLIQKYLQAQQLSSSSSNKNNNNNNSSNSSSGSTSDHQLLAHLLPNSITAAAAAAAAAAAAASAVIKTEALSLTSQANCSTGSSAAGGLTISPTTPTTASSTLSSLGHSNLISLQNPYHQLSLRQAVMGGRASPPYYLTPEEDEQPALIKLEQMDQQGHPQQQQAHGEIMLSRSASLDEHYELAEFQRHQQQQQQQQQQQQHLQQQQLLGQQQHEQHVTNYAMHKFGVERETVVKME; encoded by the exons ATGACGAAAACTACTAAGCCCAAGGAAAAGGCGGCGGCGgggggatcgggatcgggaacGGGATTGGGGGCCAAAGCGGGCGGTAGTCTGCTGACGAATGCGGCGGACAGCAAGATCCGTACGGCCAagtccaacaacaacaagcggCAGTCAGGAcgaacggcagcagcaacagcaacagcaacaggatCAAATGCAGCCACGAAAGAGACGGCAATAACGGCGATCGAAACGGAGCCAGCAGAGGGAGAAGCAGCGACGCCAACGGCGCAGCCAACGGAGGCAGCGACGCCCGCCGCAGCGAATTTATCGACACTTGAGTCCGCGCGCTCGCAGGCTCACACTTCAGTTGTCAGCGAAACAGCAAGCCAAGCGGTTACCACACCAATCGCgtcggcaacagcaacagtaatagcaacagcaacagcaacagcaagcgacacagcagcaacatcgatcAATGACGACGATCAACCCAGTGCGATAAATcataatcaaaataataataatcagcCGGCCGAGAACAACGCGAGTGAAAGTGTCCACCAGAAAGTGTCCACCATCAAGTGTCTGCCCGAAAGTGTCCACCAGATctacgagcagcagcagcaacagtttaTAAgccaccagcaacagcagcaacatcagcaacaggagcaacaccatcagcaacatcagcaggcGGTGCAGGAGCAACACCAAGCCAATTGGCTGGCCTATGACCTGACCAGCGgctcagcagcagcggcggcagcagcggtaGCCTTGCCCCACCATCTCTTTGGCCACCACCACTTTCCCTATCCCACCAGTCATCCACCCGCCCAGCTGTACGAGCACTACGCCAGCACGGATCCCATAATGCGGAACAACTTTGCTCTGTATAGCGTTTACGCCGGAGGCGGTGGAGTGGGCGTGGGCATGCCCACAGCCGAACAtttggcagcggcagcggcggcagcagcagcggcccAGGGTCCCAATATCGACGAGGTCATCCAGGACACCCTGAAGGATGAGTGCTTCGAGGATGGGCACAGCAGCAACTATCATGTGCTGACCTCTGTATCGGATTTGCATACCCTAAAGGAGCCGAGTCCCTATGGGTTAACCCACGAGCAactccaccagcagcagctgcatcaccagcaacagcagcagcaactctaccaccagcaacagcaacagcagcagcagcaacatcaccaTCATCACAACAACTCCACCAGTTCGGCGGGCGGGGATTCACCCTCATCCTCGCACGCCCTGTCCACCCTGCAGAGCTTTACCCAGCTGACCAGCGCCACCCAGCGGGAGAGCCTCTCGCCGGAGAACGACACCTACTTTGGGGTCGCCAGCAGCTTGCAGAACAG CTCTGCCTATGCTGGATCCTTGCTTACTCAGACGGTCAACGGCATTCAGTACGGCATGCAGTCGCCCAACCAGACGCACGCCcacctccagcagcagcacctccagcagcaacagcagcagttgcagcaacaccagcagcagcaactgcagcagcaacaccatcaccaccagcagcaccaccacaactccagcagcagcagtccggGGCCAGTGGGTCTGCACCACTCGAGCTCCTCGGCGGCCacagcggcggcggtggcggcggccaCGGCGGCGGTCAATGGACACAACAGCTCCTTGGAGGACGGCTACGGATCGCCCAGGAGCAGCCAcagtggcggcggcggcggcggtggcggcggggGTGGAGCCCTTCCAGGCTTTCAGAAGTTCGTGAGCAGCGGCTATGTGAGTGGCGTGGCCAATGGCTCGGTCAGTGGCGCCGAACGCTACGCTCCGATGAGCAATTACCGCGGCCAG AACGAAGCCTGGTTCGATCAAATGGGCTACTCCTCGGCCGCCGCTGGACAGACGCAACTGGGCGTCGGAGTTGGACCCGGAGTGGTGACCAATGTGATACGGAATGGCAGGGCCATCTCGGCGGCCaatgcagcagccgcagcggcTGTGGATGGAACCACCGGTCGCGTCGATCCCACAGCCTTTCTATCCGCCTCGGCATCGCTGTCAGCAA TGGCCGCTGAATCAGGCGGGGATTTCTATAAGGCCAACTCATTTAATGTGGGCGGCGGTGGCCGTAGTAAGGCCAACACGAGTGGTGGCCCCACCTACTcccccgcctcctcctcctgtccAGGCTCGAATGCAGCCGCGGCGACTTCGGCGGTGGCGTCGGCAACGGGAGCCACTGCAGCGACGACGCTCGACGAGCACGTTAGTCGCGCCAATTCGAGACGCTTG AGCGCCTCCAAGAGAGCCGGACTATCCTGCTCCAATTGCCATACCACCCACACTTCGCTGTGGCGTCGCAATCCCGCCGGGGAGCCCGTCTGCAATGCCTGCGGACTGTACTTTAAGCTCCACAATGTCAACCGACCGCTGACCATGAAAAAGGACACCATTCAG AAACGCAAGCGCAAGCCGAAGGGTTCGAAGAGCGAAAAGTCCAAGTCCAAGTTGAAGAACGCGTTGAATGCCACCATGGAGAGCGGCTCCCTGGCGGCCAATTGCCAAAATGTTGGCCTGGGCCTGGACAGCAGCCACATGGACGTGAATGATG ATATGAAACCACAGCTCGATATGAAACCATACAACTCATACTCatcgcagccgcagcagcagtcgCATCCGCAGTactcgcagcagcagcagcagctgctaaTGGCTGACCAGCACTCATCGGCGGCCAGCTCGCCACATAGCATGGGTTCCTCCTCATTGTCGCCCTCAGCCACCTCacatcagcatcagcatcagTCGCATcctcatcagcagcagcagcaactctgCTCTGGACTCGATATGTCGCCCAGCTCCAACTACCAAATGTCGCCACTCAatatgcaacagcagcagcagcagcaacatcagcagcagcagcagcaatcgtGCAGCATGCAGCATTCACCCACCACGCCCACATCCATCTACAATACTCCATCGCCTACTCACCAGCtccacaataacaacaacaacaacaacaataatagcacgctattcaacaacaacaataacagtaGCAATGAGAATAACAGCAAACTTATACAGAAATATCTACAAGCTCAGCAactgagcagcagcagcagcaacaagaacaacaacaacaacaacagcagcaacagcagcagcggctcCACCAGCGACCATCAGCTATTGGCCCACCTCCTGCCGAACTCAATtacggcggcagcagcagcagcggcggcggcggcggcagcagcatcgGCGGTGATCAAGACGGAGGCCCTGTCCCTCACCTCCCAGGCCAACTGCTCCACGGGATCGTCGGCGGCGGGGGGACTTACGATCAGCCCCACAACACCGACCACGGCATCGAGCACATTATCGTCGCTGGGCCACAGCAACCTTATTAGCCTGCAGAATCCCTACCATCAGCTGAGCCTGCGACAGGCGGTGATGGGAGGGAGGGCCTCACCACCCTACTACCTGACGCCCGAGGAGGATGAGCAGCCGGCGCTCATCAAGCTGGAGCAGATGGATCAGCAGGGGCAtcctcagcagcagcaggcacaTGGAGAGATAATGCTCAGCCGATCGGCCTCGCTGGACGAGCACTACGAACTGgccgaattccaaagacatcagcagcagcagcagcagcagcagcagcagcagcaacatctgcagcagcaacagctttTGGGCCAACAGCAACATGAACAGCATGTGACCAACTATGCCATGCACAAGTTCGGCGTGGAGCGGGAAACGGTGGTGAAGATGGAGTAG
- the srp gene encoding box A-binding factor isoform X2, with translation MTKTTKPKEKAAAGGSGSGTGLGAKAGGSLLTNAADSKIRTAKSNNNKRQSGRTAAATATATGSNAATKETAITAIETEPAEGEAATPTAQPTEAATPAAANLSTLESARSQAHTSVVSETASQAVTTPIASATATVIATATATASDTAATSINDDDQPSAINHNQNNNNQPAENNASESVHQKVSTIKCLPESVHQIYEQQQQQFISHQQQQQHQQQEQHHQQHQQAVQEQHQANWLAYDLTSGSAAAAAAAVALPHHLFGHHHFPYPTSHPPAQLYEHYASTDPIMRNNFALYSVYAGGGGVGVGMPTAEHLAAAAAAAAAAQGPNIDEVIQDTLKDECFEDGHSSNYHVLTSVSDLHTLKEPSPYGLTHEQLHQQQLHHQQQQQQLYHQQQQQQQQQHHHHHNNSTSSAGGDSPSSSHALSTLQSFTQLTSATQRESLSPENDTYFGVASSLQNSSAYAGSLLTQTVNGIQYGMQSPNQTHAHLQQQHLQQQQQQLQQHQQQQLQQQHHHHQQHHHNSSSSSPGPVGLHHSSSSAATAAAVAAATAAVNGHNSSLEDGYGSPRSSHSGGGGGGGGGGGALPGFQKFVSSGYVSGVANGSVSGAERYAPMSNYRGQNEAWFDQMGYSSAAAGQTQLGVGVGPGVVTNVIRNGRAISAANAAAAAAVDGTTGRVDPTAFLSASASLSATLFDADYFTEGRECVNCGAISTPLWRRDNTGHYLCNACGLYMKMNGMNRPLIKQPRRLSASKRAGLSCSNCHTTHTSLWRRNPAGEPVCNACGLYFKLHNVNRPLTMKKDTIQKRKRKPKGSKSEKSKSKLKNALNATMESGSLAANCQNVGLGLDSSHMDVNDDMKPQLDMKPYNSYSSQPQQQSHPQYSQQQQQLLMADQHSSAASSPHSMGSSSLSPSATSHQHQHQSHPHQQQQQLCSGLDMSPSSNYQMSPLNMQQQQQQQHQQQQQQSCSMQHSPTTPTSIYNTPSPTHQLHNNNNNNNNNSTLFNNNNNSSNENNSKLIQKYLQAQQLSSSSSNKNNNNNNSSNSSSGSTSDHQLLAHLLPNSITAAAAAAAAAAAAASAVIKTEALSLTSQANCSTGSSAAGGLTISPTTPTTASSTLSSLGHSNLISLQNPYHQLSLRQAVMGGRASPPYYLTPEEDEQPALIKLEQMDQQGHPQQQQAHGEIMLSRSASLDEHYELAEFQRHQQQQQQQQQQQQHLQQQQLLGQQQHEQHVTNYAMHKFGVERETVVKME, from the exons ATGACGAAAACTACTAAGCCCAAGGAAAAGGCGGCGGCGgggggatcgggatcgggaacGGGATTGGGGGCCAAAGCGGGCGGTAGTCTGCTGACGAATGCGGCGGACAGCAAGATCCGTACGGCCAagtccaacaacaacaagcggCAGTCAGGAcgaacggcagcagcaacagcaacagcaacaggatCAAATGCAGCCACGAAAGAGACGGCAATAACGGCGATCGAAACGGAGCCAGCAGAGGGAGAAGCAGCGACGCCAACGGCGCAGCCAACGGAGGCAGCGACGCCCGCCGCAGCGAATTTATCGACACTTGAGTCCGCGCGCTCGCAGGCTCACACTTCAGTTGTCAGCGAAACAGCAAGCCAAGCGGTTACCACACCAATCGCgtcggcaacagcaacagtaatagcaacagcaacagcaacagcaagcgacacagcagcaacatcgatcAATGACGACGATCAACCCAGTGCGATAAATcataatcaaaataataataatcagcCGGCCGAGAACAACGCGAGTGAAAGTGTCCACCAGAAAGTGTCCACCATCAAGTGTCTGCCCGAAAGTGTCCACCAGATctacgagcagcagcagcaacagtttaTAAgccaccagcaacagcagcaacatcagcaacaggagcaacaccatcagcaacatcagcaggcGGTGCAGGAGCAACACCAAGCCAATTGGCTGGCCTATGACCTGACCAGCGgctcagcagcagcggcggcagcagcggtaGCCTTGCCCCACCATCTCTTTGGCCACCACCACTTTCCCTATCCCACCAGTCATCCACCCGCCCAGCTGTACGAGCACTACGCCAGCACGGATCCCATAATGCGGAACAACTTTGCTCTGTATAGCGTTTACGCCGGAGGCGGTGGAGTGGGCGTGGGCATGCCCACAGCCGAACAtttggcagcggcagcggcggcagcagcagcggcccAGGGTCCCAATATCGACGAGGTCATCCAGGACACCCTGAAGGATGAGTGCTTCGAGGATGGGCACAGCAGCAACTATCATGTGCTGACCTCTGTATCGGATTTGCATACCCTAAAGGAGCCGAGTCCCTATGGGTTAACCCACGAGCAactccaccagcagcagctgcatcaccagcaacagcagcagcaactctaccaccagcaacagcaacagcagcagcagcaacatcaccaTCATCACAACAACTCCACCAGTTCGGCGGGCGGGGATTCACCCTCATCCTCGCACGCCCTGTCCACCCTGCAGAGCTTTACCCAGCTGACCAGCGCCACCCAGCGGGAGAGCCTCTCGCCGGAGAACGACACCTACTTTGGGGTCGCCAGCAGCTTGCAGAACAG CTCTGCCTATGCTGGATCCTTGCTTACTCAGACGGTCAACGGCATTCAGTACGGCATGCAGTCGCCCAACCAGACGCACGCCcacctccagcagcagcacctccagcagcaacagcagcagttgcagcaacaccagcagcagcaactgcagcagcaacaccatcaccaccagcagcaccaccacaactccagcagcagcagtccggGGCCAGTGGGTCTGCACCACTCGAGCTCCTCGGCGGCCacagcggcggcggtggcggcggccaCGGCGGCGGTCAATGGACACAACAGCTCCTTGGAGGACGGCTACGGATCGCCCAGGAGCAGCCAcagtggcggcggcggcggcggtggcggcggggGTGGAGCCCTTCCAGGCTTTCAGAAGTTCGTGAGCAGCGGCTATGTGAGTGGCGTGGCCAATGGCTCGGTCAGTGGCGCCGAACGCTACGCTCCGATGAGCAATTACCGCGGCCAG AACGAAGCCTGGTTCGATCAAATGGGCTACTCCTCGGCCGCCGCTGGACAGACGCAACTGGGCGTCGGAGTTGGACCCGGAGTGGTGACCAATGTGATACGGAATGGCAGGGCCATCTCGGCGGCCaatgcagcagccgcagcggcTGTGGATGGAACCACCGGTCGCGTCGATCCCACAGCCTTTCTATCCGCCTCGGCATCGCTGTCAGCAA CATTATTCGATGCCGATTATTTCACTGAGGGGCGAGAATGTGTCAATTGTGGTGCGATTTCAACCCCATTATGGCGACGCGATAACACGGGACACTATTTGTGCAATGCCTGCGGCTTGTACATGAAAATGAACGGCATGAATCGACCCCTAATTAAACAGCCTAGAAGATTG AGCGCCTCCAAGAGAGCCGGACTATCCTGCTCCAATTGCCATACCACCCACACTTCGCTGTGGCGTCGCAATCCCGCCGGGGAGCCCGTCTGCAATGCCTGCGGACTGTACTTTAAGCTCCACAATGTCAACCGACCGCTGACCATGAAAAAGGACACCATTCAG AAACGCAAGCGCAAGCCGAAGGGTTCGAAGAGCGAAAAGTCCAAGTCCAAGTTGAAGAACGCGTTGAATGCCACCATGGAGAGCGGCTCCCTGGCGGCCAATTGCCAAAATGTTGGCCTGGGCCTGGACAGCAGCCACATGGACGTGAATGATG ATATGAAACCACAGCTCGATATGAAACCATACAACTCATACTCatcgcagccgcagcagcagtcgCATCCGCAGTactcgcagcagcagcagcagctgctaaTGGCTGACCAGCACTCATCGGCGGCCAGCTCGCCACATAGCATGGGTTCCTCCTCATTGTCGCCCTCAGCCACCTCacatcagcatcagcatcagTCGCATcctcatcagcagcagcagcaactctgCTCTGGACTCGATATGTCGCCCAGCTCCAACTACCAAATGTCGCCACTCAatatgcaacagcagcagcagcagcaacatcagcagcagcagcagcaatcgtGCAGCATGCAGCATTCACCCACCACGCCCACATCCATCTACAATACTCCATCGCCTACTCACCAGCtccacaataacaacaacaacaacaacaataatagcacgctattcaacaacaacaataacagtaGCAATGAGAATAACAGCAAACTTATACAGAAATATCTACAAGCTCAGCAactgagcagcagcagcagcaacaagaacaacaacaacaacaacagcagcaacagcagcagcggctcCACCAGCGACCATCAGCTATTGGCCCACCTCCTGCCGAACTCAATtacggcggcagcagcagcagcggcggcggcggcggcagcagcatcgGCGGTGATCAAGACGGAGGCCCTGTCCCTCACCTCCCAGGCCAACTGCTCCACGGGATCGTCGGCGGCGGGGGGACTTACGATCAGCCCCACAACACCGACCACGGCATCGAGCACATTATCGTCGCTGGGCCACAGCAACCTTATTAGCCTGCAGAATCCCTACCATCAGCTGAGCCTGCGACAGGCGGTGATGGGAGGGAGGGCCTCACCACCCTACTACCTGACGCCCGAGGAGGATGAGCAGCCGGCGCTCATCAAGCTGGAGCAGATGGATCAGCAGGGGCAtcctcagcagcagcaggcacaTGGAGAGATAATGCTCAGCCGATCGGCCTCGCTGGACGAGCACTACGAACTGgccgaattccaaagacatcagcagcagcagcagcagcagcagcagcagcagcaacatctgcagcagcaacagctttTGGGCCAACAGCAACATGAACAGCATGTGACCAACTATGCCATGCACAAGTTCGGCGTGGAGCGGGAAACGGTGGTGAAGATGGAGTAG